Proteins from one Burkholderiaceae bacterium DAT-1 genomic window:
- a CDS encoding ParA family protein: MKRVIFNQKGGVGKSTIAVNLAAIAASQGQRTLLIDMDPQCNASRYLLGDAIEGVELTIADFFEQTLALTLRPRPAREYVVTTDWDNLSVICSHPEINDLQAKLESRHKIYKLREALNGLSDDYDRIFIDTPPAYNFFTQSALIAADRCLIPFDCDEFSRQALYALRSNVSEIQADHNPDLSIEGIVVNQYQPRASLPVRMVEALRAEGLPVCNAMLSSSVKIRESHEYGKPMIHLDPKHKLSQQFVALYEELEGRSP, translated from the coding sequence ATGAAGCGCGTCATTTTTAATCAGAAGGGTGGGGTAGGAAAGTCTACGATCGCCGTTAACCTGGCCGCGATTGCCGCCAGTCAGGGACAGCGGACATTATTGATTGACATGGATCCGCAGTGTAATGCCAGCCGCTATCTGCTGGGTGATGCAATTGAAGGTGTTGAACTCACCATTGCTGATTTTTTCGAGCAGACCCTGGCGCTGACCTTGCGGCCGAGACCCGCACGTGAGTATGTGGTCACCACCGATTGGGACAATCTGTCCGTGATCTGTTCTCACCCCGAAATCAATGATCTACAGGCCAAGCTGGAAAGCCGGCACAAAATATATAAGCTGCGCGAGGCGCTAAACGGTCTGTCAGATGACTATGATCGTATCTTCATTGATACGCCGCCTGCCTATAATTTCTTTACGCAATCAGCACTCATTGCTGCAGACCGGTGCTTGATACCATTTGATTGCGATGAGTTTTCGAGACAGGCCTTATATGCCTTGAGGAGCAATGTGAGCGAGATTCAGGCTGATCATAACCCTGATCTGAGCATTGAGGGGATTGTGGTGAATCAATACCAGCCACGAGCCAGTCTGCCGGTTCGCATGGTGGAGGCACTACGAGCCGAAGGATTGCCCGTATGCAACGCGATGTTATCTTCATCCGTGAAAATTCGCGAATCACATGAGTATGGCAAACCCATGATTCACCTCGATCCCAAGCATAAATTGTCCCAACAATTTGTTGCGCTGTACGAGGAGCTGGAGGGTCGTTCACCTTGA
- the hemH gene encoding ferrochelatase: protein MSFLQEPAFQHGRSPRTGILLINLGTPDAPDAKALRPYLKQFLSDQRVVEIPRLLWWPILNLIILNTRPARSAEKYRSIWTPEGSPLAVYTRRSATLLQGRMGESLSPTIAVRYAMRYGNPSVSDTLMAMKADGVERVLAVPLYPQYAASSTGSAMDAVATAIQSMRNPPEIRLIKHFHDHPAYIRLMASRIEEHWQQHGRGDHLLMSFHGVPRFSLDKGDPYHCECHKSARLIAEALRLNKDEYTVCFQSRFGKAEWLKPYTSEVLMRLGQAGTRALDVVCPGFVADCLETLEEIAIEGKETFQHAGGGDYRYIAAPNDGHDWIAALSDIVTPHLGGWVLDADKSELSRQQSLARALGAKQ from the coding sequence ATGTCTTTTCTGCAAGAACCTGCATTTCAGCATGGCCGGTCGCCCAGAACCGGGATTCTGCTGATCAACCTTGGCACGCCGGATGCGCCCGACGCAAAAGCGCTCAGACCCTATTTGAAGCAATTTCTGAGTGATCAGCGGGTGGTCGAGATTCCGCGCCTGCTTTGGTGGCCGATTCTGAATCTGATCATATTGAATACCAGACCCGCTCGCAGCGCCGAAAAATACCGCAGCATCTGGACGCCGGAGGGCTCGCCTCTAGCCGTTTACACTCGCCGATCTGCCACCCTGCTTCAGGGACGCATGGGTGAAAGTCTGTCGCCAACCATCGCGGTGCGCTATGCCATGCGCTATGGCAATCCGTCGGTGAGCGATACGCTGATGGCCATGAAAGCGGACGGGGTGGAACGCGTACTGGCGGTACCGCTCTATCCGCAATATGCGGCTTCATCGACAGGAAGTGCCATGGATGCGGTGGCGACAGCCATCCAATCCATGCGGAATCCTCCTGAAATCCGCCTGATCAAGCATTTTCACGATCACCCCGCCTATATTCGCCTGATGGCCAGCCGTATCGAAGAGCATTGGCAGCAGCATGGCCGTGGCGATCATCTATTGATGAGTTTTCATGGCGTGCCACGGTTTTCGCTCGACAAAGGTGATCCGTATCACTGTGAATGCCATAAGTCTGCGCGTCTGATTGCCGAAGCACTGAGGCTGAACAAGGACGAATATACGGTGTGTTTCCAATCCCGCTTTGGCAAAGCCGAGTGGCTCAAGCCCTACACCAGCGAGGTACTCATGCGCTTGGGGCAGGCGGGAACACGCGCACTGGATGTCGTCTGTCCGGGATTTGTCGCAGATTGCCTGGAGACGCTTGAAGAGATTGCCATTGAGGGCAAGGAAACCTTCCAGCATGCCGGTGGCGGCGACTACCGCTATATTGCCGCCCCCAACGATGGACATGACTGGATTGCAGCCTTGTCCGATATTGTCACGCCACATCTGGGTGGCTGGGTACTTGATGCAGACAAAAGCGAGCTGTCCCGGCAACAGTCGCTTGCTCGCGCACTGGGCGCCAAGCAGTAG
- a CDS encoding HAD-IB family hydrolase, whose product MTESCPPYTLAAFDFDGTITTGDSLQVFLRELSGWHGLIGGALQSSPWLCLAFLKIISRHSAKEQLLGAMLKGRSYADLDAAAKQFAEGTLESMVRPEMRERIRWHQNQGHRVVLVSASPSLYLRYWAARHGFETVLSTEMEWQNGVFTGNLAGRNCWGPEKVSRLAAWWGDHPPAVLHAYGDTRGDREMIARADHAWFRGVPVK is encoded by the coding sequence ATGACCGAATCCTGTCCACCCTACACACTGGCCGCATTTGATTTCGATGGCACGATTACCACCGGTGACAGTCTGCAGGTGTTTTTGCGCGAGCTGTCTGGCTGGCACGGGTTGATTGGCGGGGCGCTTCAGTCTTCGCCCTGGCTGTGTCTGGCTTTCTTGAAGATTATTAGCCGTCATTCCGCCAAAGAGCAGCTTTTGGGGGCAATGCTCAAGGGCAGGTCATATGCTGATCTGGATGCGGCTGCAAAGCAATTTGCAGAAGGCACGCTTGAGTCAATGGTGCGTCCGGAAATGCGTGAGCGAATTCGCTGGCATCAGAATCAGGGACATCGCGTCGTACTGGTCTCTGCGTCGCCCAGTCTGTATTTGCGCTACTGGGCGGCCAGGCATGGATTTGAAACGGTACTGTCTACCGAAATGGAATGGCAAAACGGAGTGTTCACCGGCAATCTGGCAGGGCGTAACTGCTGGGGGCCGGAAAAGGTGAGTCGTCTCGCTGCGTGGTGGGGGGATCATCCGCCGGCTGTTTTACATGCCTATGGCGATACGCGCGGCGACCGAGAAATGATCGCCCGCGCGGATCACGCGTGGTTTAGAGGTGTGCCTGTTAAATAA
- the speA gene encoding arginine decarboxylase, with translation MNWSVAQSRAMYGIRQWGAGYFDINDQGHILVRPHHDTGKALDLHDLIGQLKQSGLALPLIVRFPDILQDRVRDLCNAFSDNIDKHGYENHYTAMYPIKVNQQEAVVKSIIATQGVSIGLEAGSKPELMAVLALAPHGSTIVCNGYKDREFIRLALMGQKLGHRVFIVIEKESEVTFVIEEARKLAVTPNVGLRVRLSSLASSKWADTGGEKAKFGLSAAQLISVVDRFKDAAMGDSIRLLHFHMGSQIANLADYQAGFREAIRYYGELRALGLPVEVIDVGGGLGVDYDGTHSRNPSSINYDMDDYANTVVGMLKEFCDENALPHPHIFSESGRAMTAHHAVLIVQVTDVERHHDEMPDLGDVALLPEVIQWLYELFGQNDSEMATETYHRATHYMSEVSSKFAEGKITLAEKALAEQLYFAICRRLQGLLLATQRSHRQVFDELNDKLADKYICNFSVFQSLPDTWAIDQVLPILPVHRLNEAPSRRAVLQDLTCDSDGKIKQYVNEQSIEPNLPVHQLVDGQEYVLGMFLVGAYQEILGDMHNLFGDTDSVNVYMREDGSVQISGIEVHDTIEDMLRYVHLEPAELMTRYRDKVATAQLSEHERSTYLDALRLGLTRSAYLSA, from the coding sequence ATGAACTGGTCGGTGGCGCAAAGTCGTGCAATGTACGGTATCCGTCAGTGGGGTGCCGGGTATTTCGACATCAATGATCAGGGCCATATTCTGGTCCGTCCGCACCACGACACGGGCAAAGCGCTCGACCTGCATGATCTCATTGGTCAGCTCAAGCAGTCCGGACTGGCGCTCCCGCTGATCGTACGCTTCCCGGACATTCTGCAAGACCGCGTGCGCGATCTGTGCAATGCCTTCAGCGATAACATCGACAAGCATGGCTATGAGAATCACTACACCGCCATGTACCCGATCAAGGTGAATCAGCAGGAAGCCGTGGTGAAGTCCATCATCGCCACGCAAGGGGTATCGATTGGTCTGGAAGCCGGTTCCAAGCCAGAACTGATGGCTGTGCTGGCGCTGGCGCCGCATGGCAGCACCATTGTCTGCAATGGATATAAAGACCGCGAATTTATCCGATTGGCGCTGATGGGCCAGAAGCTTGGTCACCGTGTGTTTATCGTGATCGAGAAAGAATCCGAAGTCACTTTCGTGATCGAAGAGGCGCGCAAGCTGGCCGTGACGCCAAATGTAGGCCTTCGCGTGCGTCTGTCCTCGCTTGCCTCGTCCAAATGGGCGGATACCGGCGGTGAAAAGGCCAAGTTCGGCCTGTCCGCTGCGCAATTGATCAGCGTGGTGGATCGTTTCAAGGATGCCGCCATGGGCGACAGCATCCGTCTGCTGCATTTCCACATGGGCTCGCAGATTGCCAATCTGGCCGATTATCAGGCCGGTTTCCGCGAGGCTATCCGCTACTACGGCGAATTGCGTGCACTGGGCCTGCCTGTCGAAGTGATCGACGTGGGCGGCGGTCTGGGGGTCGATTACGATGGCACACACAGCCGTAATCCGAGCTCCATCAATTACGACATGGACGACTACGCCAATACGGTAGTCGGCATGCTCAAAGAGTTCTGCGACGAGAATGCGCTGCCGCATCCGCATATTTTCTCCGAGTCCGGCCGCGCCATGACAGCGCATCACGCCGTGCTCATTGTGCAGGTGACCGACGTCGAACGTCATCACGACGAGATGCCGGATCTGGGTGATGTGGCCTTGCTGCCGGAAGTGATTCAGTGGCTGTACGAGCTGTTCGGGCAGAACGACAGCGAAATGGCGACGGAAACCTACCACCGCGCCACGCATTACATGAGCGAAGTATCGAGCAAGTTTGCCGAAGGCAAGATTACGCTGGCCGAGAAAGCACTGGCCGAACAGCTCTACTTTGCCATCTGCCGTCGTCTGCAAGGCTTGCTGCTGGCCACCCAGCGCTCGCATCGTCAGGTATTTGACGAGCTGAACGACAAGCTGGCCGACAAGTACATCTGTAATTTCTCCGTTTTCCAGAGTCTGCCGGATACGTGGGCGATTGATCAGGTGCTGCCGATTCTGCCGGTGCATCGCCTGAACGAAGCACCATCTCGTCGCGCCGTGTTGCAGGATCTGACCTGCGATTCGGACGGCAAGATCAAGCAGTACGTGAACGAACAGAGTATCGAGCCCAATCTGCCGGTGCATCAGTTGGTAGACGGGCAGGAATACGTGCTAGGTATGTTCCTCGTGGGTGCGTATCAGGAAATTCTCGGCGATATGCACAATCTGTTTGGCGATACCGACTCGGTAAACGTCTATATGCGTGAAGATGGCAGTGTGCAGATCAGTGGTATCGAAGTACACGATACCATCGAAGATATGCTGCGCTATGTGCATCTGGAACCGGCGGAACTTATGACGCGTTATCGTGACAAAGTTGCAACAGCCCAGTTGAGCGAGCATGAGCGCTCGACCTATCTGGATGCCTTGCGTCTAGGTTTAACGCGTTCGGCCTATTTGTCCGCCTGA
- a CDS encoding phosphate starvation-inducible protein PsiF: MRQWLWMAVLSISLGAIAADKPVTPQQQRMKDCNAQASGKKGDERKSFMSACLKGESAAPEAAPVTPQQRMKDCNAQATGKKGDERKQFMSSCLKNK, translated from the coding sequence ATGAGACAATGGCTTTGGATGGCAGTGTTGAGCATATCGCTGGGGGCAATCGCAGCGGATAAACCGGTGACACCGCAACAGCAGCGCATGAAGGACTGTAACGCGCAAGCAAGTGGCAAAAAAGGCGATGAGCGCAAGAGTTTCATGAGCGCCTGTCTCAAGGGTGAATCCGCCGCACCGGAAGCTGCACCCGTCACCCCGCAGCAACGCATGAAAGACTGCAATGCACAGGCGACAGGCAAGAAAGGCGATGAGCGTAAGCAGTTTATGAGTAGCTGCCTGAAAAACAAGTAG
- the pcnB gene encoding polynucleotide adenylyltransferase PcnB: MIRKLIGRVLGLKKRHGGGRVVIPLKRHGVTRDKLPSFALKTTARLQEAGFEAFVVGGAVRDLLLGKIPKDFDVATNATPEEVHRIFRRSRIIGRRFRLVHVLYGDEVVEVSTFRGASDALTDDAGRIIRDNTWGSQEDDAKRRDFTVNGLFYDPSREEIIDYHGGVADIERKRLVMIGAPMLRYREDPVRMLRAVRLSAKLGLSIDGPTRKPIREMAGLLSNVPVSRLFDEMLKMLFSGQSWQCLTALREEGLHQGFFPLLDKMLAAPNGVTFLRTALENTDKRIQEDKPVSAGYVFAALLWLEVLDNWRQRKEAGERPLPALFDAIDEVETVQEQKLAIPRRYGTAMKEIWMMQPRFEQRSGARPFRLLEQPRFRAAYDFMCLRASCGEIDQEIATWWTEFQDADNAGREAMLVRPEAGKGEGNKRRRRPRRKPSGNSSGEGTTE; the protein is encoded by the coding sequence ATGATCCGTAAATTAATTGGACGCGTTCTGGGCCTGAAGAAGCGTCATGGCGGCGGCAGGGTAGTGATTCCCTTGAAACGTCATGGCGTCACTCGGGACAAACTGCCTTCCTTCGCACTGAAAACCACTGCCCGCCTGCAGGAAGCAGGATTCGAGGCTTTCGTGGTAGGCGGCGCCGTCCGTGATTTGCTGCTGGGCAAGATTCCCAAAGATTTCGATGTCGCCACCAATGCCACGCCGGAAGAAGTGCATCGCATTTTCCGCCGCTCACGCATTATCGGTCGCCGCTTCCGTCTGGTGCACGTGCTCTATGGCGACGAAGTGGTGGAAGTCTCCACCTTCCGAGGTGCCAGCGATGCACTGACAGACGACGCTGGCCGCATCATCCGTGACAACACCTGGGGTAGTCAGGAAGATGATGCCAAACGCCGCGACTTCACGGTCAATGGCCTCTTCTACGATCCGAGCCGTGAAGAAATCATCGATTATCACGGCGGCGTAGCCGATATCGAACGCAAGCGTCTGGTAATGATTGGCGCGCCCATGCTGCGTTATCGCGAAGACCCGGTGCGTATGCTGCGCGCAGTGCGACTGTCTGCCAAGCTGGGCCTGAGCATTGACGGCCCGACACGCAAGCCGATTCGCGAGATGGCGGGTCTGCTGAGCAACGTGCCGGTTTCGCGCCTGTTCGACGAAATGCTGAAGATGCTGTTCTCCGGCCAGAGCTGGCAATGTCTCACCGCTTTGCGCGAAGAAGGTCTGCATCAGGGCTTCTTTCCCCTACTGGACAAGATGCTGGCAGCGCCTAATGGCGTGACTTTCCTGCGCACGGCGCTGGAGAATACCGACAAGCGTATTCAGGAAGACAAGCCCGTCTCGGCTGGCTACGTGTTTGCGGCATTGCTGTGGCTTGAAGTACTGGACAACTGGCGTCAGCGCAAAGAAGCAGGCGAGCGTCCGCTCCCGGCACTCTTCGATGCCATCGACGAAGTCGAAACCGTGCAGGAACAGAAGCTAGCGATTCCGCGCCGCTATGGCACTGCCATGAAGGAAATCTGGATGATGCAGCCGCGCTTTGAACAGCGCAGCGGCGCCCGTCCTTTCCGCCTGCTTGAACAACCGCGTTTCCGCGCTGCATACGATTTCATGTGTCTGCGCGCATCCTGTGGCGAAATCGATCAGGAAATCGCCACCTGGTGGACCGAATTCCAGGATGCCGACAATGCAGGCCGCGAGGCCATGCTAGTACGTCCGGAGGCTGGCAAGGGTGAAGGCAATAAGCGCCGTCGCCGTCCGCGCCGCAAGCCATCCGGTAACAGTTCGGGTGAAGGCACAACAGAATGA